The genome window CCGCCCGGGCGGATCCGGGAGCGCCCCGGACCTGCCCCCCACCGGCCCTGAGGACGTCTCGGGGTCGGTCAGGCCTCGCCGGTCAGGTGCTTCATCGCTTCGCGGATCGACAGGGGGCTGAGGGTGTCGGCGTGCGCCGCGACGAACCGCTTCACCGCGTACGGGTCGGTCCTCGCGTGCTGGCGGAGCGCCCAGCCGATGGCCTTGCGGATGAAGATGTCGCCGTCGTTCGCGCGCTGCAGGCAGTAGGTGAACAGCCGCTCGACGTCGGTGTCCTCCTTCGCGGCGAGCTGGAACAAGAGGGCGGTGCGGACCACCCACAGGTTGTCCGCGGTGACCCAGCTGTCCATGGCCTCGACCATCCCGTGCGCGCGCACGAACGGGCCGATCACCCCGCCCGCCAGGGCGTCCACGGTGTCCCACCACGACTTGGTGACCACGAGCTCCCGGCTGATCTCGAGGAACGGCGGGTCCAACCGCCGGTGGTGGCGCCGCAGGTAGTCGACGGCGAAGTACTGGTACTCCCGCTCGCGCCGCCCCCAGCAGTCGCGGGCGACCTTGACCAGGTAGTGGTGCGTCGGCCGTGAGGGCGCCTTCGCCGTGACGGCGCGGTCGATCGCGCGGCGCTGCTTCGCCTGGATCCCGATGAAGGGGAACTGCCCGCGCATGTACGCCGACATCGCCTCGGCCGCCTCGGCATCGGCGTGCTCGCGGTAGGCCTCGGCCAGCTCGGCCACCAGCTCTGCAGGACTCATCGGTCCCGGACCGTACCCGCTCTCGCCGGGGACGGCGTTCCGGCATGCTGCGGGAGTGACCGCCACGCACCTCCACCTCCTGCTCATGCGCCACGCCGACGCCGCCCCCGGGGCTCCGGGCACCCCCGACGCGCTGCGTCCCCTCACCGACGAGGGCCGTCGCCGCGCCCGCGAGCGCGCGGATGTCGTGGTCGGGTTCGCCCCCGACCTCGTGCTGTGCTCGTCGGCCCGCCGGGCGACGGAGACGCTCGAGGCCGTCGGCGACATCGGTGGCGCGGTCGAGGTCGACGACCGCATCTACGAGGCCACCGCGGCCAGCCTCCTCCTGCGCCTGGCCGAGCTGGGTCCAGACGTCCGGCGGGTGGCCGTGATCGGCCACCTCCCGACCATCGGGCAGCTCGCCGACGGCCTAG of Euzebya sp. contains these proteins:
- a CDS encoding histidine phosphatase family protein is translated as MTATHLHLLLMRHADAAPGAPGTPDALRPLTDEGRRRARERADVVVGFAPDLVLCSSARRATETLEAVGDIGGAVEVDDRIYEATAASLLLRLAELGPDVRRVAVIGHLPTIGQLADGLAGDGSAVAFAPAAIAVLRAPGPWSALRAGCATVVGYRP
- a CDS encoding DNA alkylation repair protein, with amino-acid sequence MSPAELVAELAEAYREHADAEAAEAMSAYMRGQFPFIGIQAKQRRAIDRAVTAKAPSRPTHHYLVKVARDCWGRREREYQYFAVDYLRRHHRRLDPPFLEISRELVVTKSWWDTVDALAGGVIGPFVRAHGMVEAMDSWVTADNLWVVRTALLFQLAAKEDTDVERLFTYCLQRANDGDIFIRKAIGWALRQHARTDPYAVKRFVAAHADTLSPLSIREAMKHLTGEA